The sequence AACCCGACCGCGCTGTCGTTCCATCCGTCGCGGCGCGTCGCCTACGTGTCGTTCCAGGACGACTACGTGCGCGAACTCGATCTCGATACCTGGCGTTTCGTCGGTGCGTTGCCGACGCTGCGCGAGCCCGATGCGTCGTACGTGCTCGCCGGAGCACGCTGACATGCACGACGGAGCGCCGCCCGACGGCATGCCGGACGCGCTCGTCGACGCGCATCACCACCTGTGGCGGCTCGATGCGGACGCGCACTATCCGTGGCTGCAGGCGCAATACGATCCGGCGCGCTTCATGTTCGGCGACTACGCGTCGCTGTGCCGCGATTTCGGCGTGGACGATTTCCGGCACGCGGCGCAAGGCGCGCCGATCGTCGCCAGCGTGCACGTCGAGGCCGAACGCGCCCGCGACGAGGCACTGACGGAAACGCGCTGGCTGCACGCGGTCGCGGATGCGCACGGGCTGCCGTCGGCGGTCGTCGCGTGGGTCGACCTGCTGGCCGGCGATGCGGACGAACGGCTCGCCGAACAGGCCGCGTGGCCGCGCGTGCGCGGCGTGCGCTTCAAGCCGCGCACCGCGTCGGCGCCGGATGCATCCATCGACGGGCCGGGCACGCTGCGCGATCCACGCTGGCCGGCCGCGCTCGAACGCCTCGCCGCGCACGGCCTGTGCTGGGATCTGCGCGTGCCGTTCTGGCATCTCGGCGACGCGGCCGCGCTGCTCGCCGATGCGCCCGGTGTCGACGTCGTGCTCGAACACGCTGGATTGCCGTGGGATCGCTCGGACGCGGGGCTCGCGCGCTGGCGCAGCGGCATGGAAGCGCTCGCCGAATCGCCGCGCGTGGTCGTGAAAATCTCCGAACTCGGCTTGCGCGATGCGGTGTGGAACGACGCGGACAACGCGCGGATCATCCGCGACACGATCGCGATATTCGGCTGGGAGCGCTGCCTGTTCGCCAGCAATTTTCCGGTGGCCGGCCTGCGCGTGTCGTATCCCGCGCTGCTGCGCACATTTGCCTGCGCGATGGCGAGCCTCGACGACGCGGCGCGCCGCGCGATCTGGTATGACAATGCGATCCGCGTCTACCGGATCGCGCTCGACGAGCCGTGCCGGCCGGCTCGCGCGCCTCGCTGCGACGGATGACACGCTCGTCGGCCATCCTCGCATAGGCCTGACGGCCAGAATCGTACCTATCTGGTTGACCGCAGGGCAATTCGAAAGGTATACGAAAGCATTGCGCTTCGCGCGTCGACATCCTGTTCAGTCAGCAAACCGGAATGACCCACCACGATGGAAACAAGGCCGGCTTTGCCGATGCCGGTACACTGGCCGACATGAGCCACTTTCGAATCACCTATGACGGGCCGGCGCTCGAGTCGTCCGAAATGGACGTGCGCGAACTCGCCCCCGCCCTGCTCGCCATCGGCGATTTGCTCGAGGCATCGACCCAGGCGCTCTGCGACGACCAGGTTCAGCCTCAGGTGAACGTGCGCGGCAGCTTCAAGACCGGCAGCTTCGGCATCGACTTCACGCTCGCCACCTCTCTGCTCGGCCGAATGCGCGACATGCTGGGCGGCAGCGAAGGCGCAGCGCTCGCCAACGCCGTCACGATCCTGACCGCGCTCGGGATCGCCGGCCCCAGGGTCGGAAAGGGCCTGTTCGCCGTGCTCAAATGGTTGCGCGGCCGCAAGATCCAGCGTGTCGAGATGCAAGACCACGTGGCGGTCCTTCACGTCGATGGCGAGAAGCTCGAGATCGAACTGTCCGTCCTCACGCTGCTCCGCGACGTAAGCGTCAGGGAGGCGACCGCACGCGTTCTCTCGCCCCTTGCGCGCGAAGGCGTGACGATTTTTTCGGCCGGCACCGACACGGAAGTATTCGAGACGGTCACGCGTGACGAAATCGCGTGGTTTCACGTCCCCGAGCGAGCCGACGTGCTGATCCTCGACGAAAGCCGCAAGATGGCGTTCTCCATCGTGTCGCTCGCATTCAAGGACGACAACAAGTGGCGCCTCTACGATGGTGCGTCCACGATCCATGCCGCGATCACCGATGCGAATTTCCTGACACGCGTCGACAACAATCAGATCAGCTTCAGCAAGGGCGACGTACTGGTCTGCCATGTTCGCGTACAGCAGTGGCAGACCGCCGACGGGGCCAGGACCGAATACGAGGTCACGGACGTCCTCGAGCATCGTCCGGCTGCGCGGCAGATCCCGTTGCCCGGACTTTGACCCGCTTCCGGCGTTCGTAAAGCTGAAGCCTAAGCGATCCCCACCATGCCCCCCGCCATCAGCCTGCGCACCGCATCCCCGGCCGACCTCCCGTTCCTGCTAGCGCTCCGTCGGCTCACGATGACCGAACACCTGCAACGCGTCGGCGCGCCGACCGACGACGAAGCGCACGACCGGCGCATCCGCGCGAACTTCGACGACGCGATGATCGTCTGCGAAGGCGCCGACGCAATCGGCTTGCTGAAGGTCACACGCTTCGCCGGCGAATGGCACATCCATCAGATCCAGATCCACCCGGCCCGCCAGGGCCGGGGCATCGGCGAGGCCGTGCTGCACGAACTGCTGACCGACGCCGCACGCGAGAACGTGCCCGTGTCGCTCAGCGTGCTGCACGGCAATCCGGCGCGGCGGCTCTACGAGCGGCTCGGCTTCCGCGTCGCGTCGGAAACCGACACGAGTGCGAGCCTCGTCTGGCGCGCGTGACGTCCGGCGTTTCGACGCCGCGCTATTGCGTGACCTTCGCGTCCTTCAGCAAATTGCCGATCATCCGCGCACTCGCCTTCTCGACCGCGATCGCCTGCAGCTGCTGCTGAAGCACCGGCTTCGCGGCCTCGAAGCCCGGCACCTGCGTCGGCCGCTTCGCATCCAGCTTCACGATCGCCCGCACGCCATCGACCGGAATCGAGTCCGTCGTCGCCGCGCCGACCGGCAGCTTCGCGAGCGCCTGCGCGATCGGCAGCGGCAACCCACCCGTCTTGCCTTCCACCGCCGGCGTGTTGAAGCTCACCCACGGCAGCTCGCCGCCGGTATCGCGGCTCGGCGCCATGCTGTACTGGCGCGCCAGCCCGTCGAACGATTTGCCCGATTTCAGCTCGCTCAGCACGGTCGCGGCCGCCACCGGATCCTTGACGATGATCAGGCGCGGCTTGTACTCGTTCTTGCCGAGCGCGGCGACGAGTTCGTCGTAGCGCGCCTTGACCTGTTCGTCGGTCACCGGCTCGGGCTTCACGTTGTCGCGCACGTACAGTTGCACCTCGGCATTCGCCTTCGCCTGCTGCATCGCCGCCTTGACCTCGGGCTTGTCACCGTAGTTCGCCTTCTCGGCAGCCTGCTGAACCAGCATGCGCGTGATCAGTTGCTGCTTGATCGCGTCGCGGATCTGCGGCGTGTCGGGTTGCCGCGACGCGCGCAGCACCGCATCGACGTCCGCCTTCGTGATCGCCGTGCCGTTGACGGTCGCGACGGTTGCCGCCGCGCCGGACGGCTGCGACGCAGCCGCCGTCTGTGCGTGAACAGGACCGCTCAGCACGCCGGCCAGCGCGGCAATCAGCAACAGGCGGTTCGGTGTCGTTTTCATCTTCATCGTTTCGTCGCTTCGAGCTCAAAAAACGCGGCATGGGGCTGCCGCGCAAGTTCGCCGGCGCGGCAACACGCCGGCGCAACCGTTCGGTCATTCGGGTTCAATGTCGCAGGCACAGGCAGCCTCTGCCCGTGCCGCTGTCATTGTGCACGGAAGTGCGTTTGCGCGTCGGGAGGTTGGGGAAAGCCGCCCAAGGCGGCGAGGCGCGCGTTGCGCGCGCCGTTCGTCACGAACGCGTAGCGTGGCAATCCCGCGAAAATGCTTCGAATATGGTTATGGCTTCGCGGGTCCGGCCGCGGGTCGAAGCGGCCGCACCGTCGTCAAGGCGTCCAACGATAAACGGTAATGCTGTTCCCCTTCACGTTGTTCTTCGTCACCACATACTCGCCGTTCGATCGGCGGTACGCGCGCACGCTGTACATCGCATCGATCGCGCTGCTCGTATCCACGGTCGCGGGGCTCGCGTTGACCAGCGTGGTGTCGAGCGCGCCGGTGGTGAGGTTGAACGCATCGATGTTCGGCCAGAGCGGCCCGCTGCTGCTGAACCAGTAGCCGACGAACAGATGGTTGCCGGCCGCGTCGATCGATTTCGCGCCGCTGTGCGGCAGCGTGATCACCGGATTCGGCTTCGTCGTGTTGCCCGCGAGCCAGCCGTGATACACCTCGATGCGCGTACCGATCGATGTCCAGTCGTTACTCCCGACGGCGCCCTGCGCGAGCACCATCGTGTCGCTGTCCGCGAGGTAGACGATGCGCGTCAGCGGCTGGATGCTGGCGGGAACGCGGGTCGCGACGCCCGGCCCCCACGACGGCTTGCCGCTCGCGTCGAAACCGGTCAGCGGGTAGTGGTAAATCGCGCCGGTCTTGTCGAGACCGGCCCACACGCCGCCCTTGCTGTCGATGCTGAACCCGCTCGTGACGCGCTGCGTCGTGTTGAACGCGGGGCCCGGAATCGATCCGTCCGGAATCGCGATATAGCCGTTCGCCGCGTTGAAATGGAAGAAGTAGAAGACCGGCGGGTTCTGGCCCGCCGCGACAAGGATCCGGTTCGCGCCGACGGACGTGAGCAGCCCGAAGTGCTCGTCGCGCTGCGTGTCGCTCATGTTGATGCGCGGGTCCGACGGGTACGTGAACGGATCGACCGTGTTCGCGACAAAGGTGCCGCCCGCGCTACCGCTGTACACATGCGTGGCGCCATAGAACAGCGCCCCGTCCGTGACCGGGTCCGGCGCGGCGATGCCTTCGAAGTTCAGCGACTGCAGCGTCCACCGCAGGCTGCCGGCGCTGCTGTACGCGTGAATGTCGGTGGCGCCGTTGCGGCCGAGATCCCAGCTGCCGCCCCATGGGTTGTTGAGTACATAGAGGTTGCCGGCGGTGTCCTTGCCGATCCCGGCGACGCGCGTGAAGCGCTTCGCGCCCACCTGCCCCTTGATGCCCGTCGTCGTGTCGAGATAGCCGCCGCGCACGCCGAACGTGCCGGCCAGCGCGGGCCGGCCCGACACGGTATAGCGCTTGATGTTCATGTCGGGGCCTTCGTCGCCCACCATGAGCTGTCCGGCCGCCGCATCGAAATTCAGTGCCGACGGCTGCGACCCGGCCGGCATCCGGATCGTGTTCAGCAGCGCGCCGGCCGGGCTGAAGCCGATGATCGAGCCCGCGCGCTTCTGCGCGACCCACACGTTGCCTGCGCCATCCACCGCGAGCGCGCCCGGCCCCGATACGCTGATGTCCCGCTGCCAGACGCCGTCGGTGGTGAACACGCACACGCGATTGCCGTAGAAGTCGCTCGCATAGAGCAGCGAGCCGGCCGTCGCGAGCCCGGTGACGACGTCGATGCGCGGCTGATTGGTTGCCGCACTGACCTGGATGACCCGGTCGCGATACTTCGTGGCGCGGTTGTACCGCCCGACCGCGCCGCTGCCGTAAGTTTTGCCGGGCTGCAGCGCGACGAACAGCGAGGTCGCGTTGCCCGTGATCGCGCTGCCCTGGAATTCGGAATGCGTGCCGATCGAGCCGATGCTCTTGCCGTTCTGGTAGATCGCGACACCGCCTTCATCTTCGTCCCACATCGAGGCTGTGTAGATGACGCCTTCGGGCGCGACCCACATCGAACGCGCGACGTTGCCGACGTGAGCCGCAAGCGTGCCGTACGTGTTCGCGATCCAGTCGGTGGTGTTGCCCGCGTGCGCGGCCGGCGCGATCGCGGCGATCGCTGCGGCAAGAAGCG comes from Burkholderia pyrrocinia and encodes:
- a CDS encoding SMP-30/gluconolactonase/LRE family protein, which translates into the protein MVAGKRRIQAALLAAAIAAIAPAAHAGNTTDWIANTYGTLAAHVGNVARSMWVAPEGVIYTASMWDEDEGGVAIYQNGKSIGSIGTHSEFQGSAITGNATSLFVALQPGKTYGSGAVGRYNRATKYRDRVIQVSAATNQPRIDVVTGLATAGSLLYASDFYGNRVCVFTTDGVWQRDISVSGPGALAVDGAGNVWVAQKRAGSIIGFSPAGALLNTIRMPAGSQPSALNFDAAAGQLMVGDEGPDMNIKRYTVSGRPALAGTFGVRGGYLDTTTGIKGQVGAKRFTRVAGIGKDTAGNLYVLNNPWGGSWDLGRNGATDIHAYSSAGSLRWTLQSLNFEGIAAPDPVTDGALFYGATHVYSGSAGGTFVANTVDPFTYPSDPRINMSDTQRDEHFGLLTSVGANRILVAAGQNPPVFYFFHFNAANGYIAIPDGSIPGPAFNTTQRVTSGFSIDSKGGVWAGLDKTGAIYHYPLTGFDASGKPSWGPGVATRVPASIQPLTRIVYLADSDTMVLAQGAVGSNDWTSIGTRIEVYHGWLAGNTTKPNPVITLPHSGAKSIDAAGNHLFVGYWFSSSGPLWPNIDAFNLTTGALDTTLVNASPATVDTSSAIDAMYSVRAYRRSNGEYVVTKNNVKGNSITVYRWTP
- a CDS encoding peptidyl-prolyl cis-trans isomerase produces the protein MKMKTTPNRLLLIAALAGVLSGPVHAQTAAASQPSGAAATVATVNGTAITKADVDAVLRASRQPDTPQIRDAIKQQLITRMLVQQAAEKANYGDKPEVKAAMQQAKANAEVQLYVRDNVKPEPVTDEQVKARYDELVAALGKNEYKPRLIIVKDPVAAATVLSELKSGKSFDGLARQYSMAPSRDTGGELPWVSFNTPAVEGKTGGLPLPIAQALAKLPVGAATTDSIPVDGVRAIVKLDAKRPTQVPGFEAAKPVLQQQLQAIAVEKASARMIGNLLKDAKVTQ
- a CDS encoding GNAT family N-acetyltransferase, which translates into the protein MPPAISLRTASPADLPFLLALRRLTMTEHLQRVGAPTDDEAHDRRIRANFDDAMIVCEGADAIGLLKVTRFAGEWHIHQIQIHPARQGRGIGEAVLHELLTDAARENVPVSLSVLHGNPARRLYERLGFRVASETDTSASLVWRA
- a CDS encoding amidohydrolase family protein, which gives rise to MHDGAPPDGMPDALVDAHHHLWRLDADAHYPWLQAQYDPARFMFGDYASLCRDFGVDDFRHAAQGAPIVASVHVEAERARDEALTETRWLHAVADAHGLPSAVVAWVDLLAGDADERLAEQAAWPRVRGVRFKPRTASAPDASIDGPGTLRDPRWPAALERLAAHGLCWDLRVPFWHLGDAAALLADAPGVDVVLEHAGLPWDRSDAGLARWRSGMEALAESPRVVVKISELGLRDAVWNDADNARIIRDTIAIFGWERCLFASNFPVAGLRVSYPALLRTFACAMASLDDAARRAIWYDNAIRVYRIALDEPCRPARAPRCDG